One window of Gilliamella sp. B3022 genomic DNA carries:
- the cspE gene encoding transcription antiterminator/RNA stability regulator CspE, translating into MNKKTGQVKWFNESKGFGFITPTDGSKDVFVHFSAISGDGFKTLAEGQQVEFAIQDSPRGPAAAEVVVI; encoded by the coding sequence ATGAATAAGAAAACTGGCCAAGTAAAATGGTTTAACGAGAGTAAAGGTTTCGGTTTTATAACCCCTACCGATGGAAGTAAGGACGTATTTGTTCACTTCTCAGCTATTTCCGGCGACGGATTTAAAACATTAGCTGAAGGTCAACAAGTCGAATTTGCTATCCAAGATAGCCCTCGTGGACCAGCAGCAGCTGAAGTTGTTGTTATTTAA
- the gapA gene encoding glyceraldehyde-3-phosphate dehydrogenase gives MTIKVGINGFGRIGRIVFRAAQKRSDIEIVAINDLLDVEYMAYMLKYDSTHGRFDGTVEVKDGKLIVNGKTIRVTAERDPANLKWNEVGVDVVAEATGLFLDDATARKHIEAGAKKVVLTGPSKDNTPMFVMGVNDKEYAGQDIVSNASCTTNCLAPLAKVINDNFGIVEGLMTTVHATTATQKTVDGPSHKDWRGGRGAAQNIIPSSTGAAKAVGKVIPELNGKLTGMAFRVPTPDVSVVDLTARLAKPAKYEEICKVIKEASEGSMKGVLGYTEDAVVSTDFLGEVCTSVFDAKAGIQISDTFVKLVSWYDNEVGYSNKVLDLIAVVSK, from the coding sequence ATGACAATCAAAGTAGGTATTAATGGTTTCGGCCGTATTGGTCGTATTGTTTTCCGTGCTGCTCAAAAACGTTCAGACATCGAAATCGTTGCTATTAATGATTTATTAGATGTTGAATATATGGCTTATATGCTTAAATATGACTCAACTCACGGTCGTTTCGATGGCACTGTTGAAGTTAAAGACGGCAAATTAATCGTTAACGGTAAAACTATCCGCGTTACTGCTGAAAGAGATCCTGCAAACTTAAAATGGAATGAAGTAGGTGTTGATGTTGTTGCTGAAGCAACTGGTCTTTTCTTAGATGATGCAACTGCTCGTAAACACATCGAAGCTGGTGCTAAGAAAGTTGTTTTAACTGGTCCTTCTAAAGATAACACTCCTATGTTCGTAATGGGCGTTAATGACAAAGAATACGCTGGTCAAGATATCGTTTCTAATGCTTCATGTACTACTAACTGTTTAGCGCCTTTAGCTAAAGTGATTAATGATAATTTTGGTATCGTTGAAGGATTAATGACTACTGTTCACGCGACAACAGCTACTCAAAAAACTGTTGATGGTCCATCTCACAAAGATTGGCGTGGTGGTCGTGGTGCTGCTCAAAATATCATCCCATCTTCAACTGGTGCTGCTAAAGCTGTAGGTAAAGTTATCCCTGAATTAAACGGTAAATTAACTGGTATGGCTTTCCGTGTCCCTACTCCAGACGTTTCTGTAGTGGATTTAACTGCGCGTTTAGCTAAACCAGCTAAATACGAAGAGATCTGTAAAGTGATCAAAGAAGCTTCTGAAGGCTCAATGAAAGGTGTTCTTGGTTATACTGAAGATGCAGTTGTTTCAACTGACTTCTTAGGTGAAGTGTGTACTTCTGTATTTGATGCGAAAGCAGGTATTCAAATCAGCGATACTTTCGTGAAACTTGTTTCTTGGTATGACAATGAAGTGGGTTATTCTAACAAAGTATTAGATTTAATCGCTGTAGTTTCTAAATAA
- the dld gene encoding D-lactate dehydrogenase, protein MNGNEKTALIEQLQTIVGKKYTLTNPNRTLPYRQGIRFGEGDALAVVLPGTLVEQWQILKVCIAADVIVITQSANTGLTGGSTPDGNDYDRPIVIVSTRRLEGIQIIENGEQVVCLPGSTLFRLEKELKKYNRGPHSVIGSSCIGASVMGGICNNSGGSLIQRGPAYTQMAVFAQLDAQGQLHLVNHLGIELGDDPETILQNLENHTYTENDINRDAGLGHDHHYCDHVREVDADTPARFNADPARHYEASGSAGRLMVFAVRLDTFPLEKKSEVFYIGTNDINELNDIRRHILSQFKTLPVSGEYMHRVAFDIAAVYGKPTFLAIQKLGTDTIPRLFAFKNFVDRVTGKIPFFPKNFSDHFSIFVSKFLPNHLPKTIRDYRDRYEHHLILKMADDGIAEAEAFLRDYFQNKNGNYFLCNAKEAEAAMLHRFAAAGAATSYRNIHSKTVENIVALDIALRRNDTDWFETLPKDIDQNFIYKMYYGHFFCYVFHQDYIAKTGTDCDEVKEQILALLDQRGAQYPAEHNVGHLYHANADLKKFYQELDPTNSLNPGIGKTSKKKYWK, encoded by the coding sequence ATGAACGGAAATGAAAAAACAGCGTTAATTGAACAACTGCAAACCATTGTTGGAAAAAAATACACTTTAACAAATCCTAATCGGACTTTGCCTTATCGTCAAGGTATTCGTTTTGGTGAAGGTGATGCATTAGCTGTTGTATTACCTGGAACATTAGTAGAGCAATGGCAAATATTAAAAGTTTGTATTGCCGCTGATGTTATTGTTATTACACAATCAGCAAATACTGGCTTAACGGGTGGTTCGACCCCAGATGGTAATGATTATGATAGACCCATTGTAATCGTGAGTACTCGTCGTTTAGAAGGTATTCAAATTATTGAAAATGGTGAGCAAGTCGTATGTTTACCAGGAAGTACATTATTTCGTTTGGAAAAAGAGTTAAAAAAATATAATCGAGGACCGCATTCAGTTATTGGATCATCATGTATCGGTGCATCTGTTATGGGCGGTATATGCAATAATTCTGGTGGGTCCCTAATTCAACGTGGTCCTGCCTATACACAAATGGCTGTTTTTGCACAATTAGATGCACAAGGTCAATTACATCTTGTTAACCACTTAGGCATTGAACTGGGTGATGACCCAGAAACCATTTTACAGAATCTAGAAAATCATACCTATACTGAAAATGACATTAATCGCGATGCGGGTTTAGGTCACGATCATCATTATTGTGATCATGTTCGTGAAGTTGATGCCGATACTCCTGCACGTTTTAATGCCGATCCAGCTCGCCATTATGAAGCTTCGGGTAGTGCCGGACGCTTAATGGTTTTTGCCGTACGTCTTGATACATTTCCATTAGAGAAAAAATCAGAGGTATTTTATATTGGTACCAATGATATAAACGAGTTAAATGATATTCGCCGTCATATTTTAAGTCAGTTTAAAACATTACCGGTATCAGGCGAATATATGCATCGAGTCGCATTTGATATTGCTGCGGTTTATGGCAAACCGACTTTTTTGGCTATCCAAAAATTAGGAACCGATACCATACCTCGCCTTTTCGCTTTTAAAAACTTTGTTGATCGTGTTACAGGTAAAATTCCATTTTTTCCAAAAAACTTTTCTGATCATTTTTCTATTTTTGTCTCTAAATTTTTACCTAATCACTTACCGAAAACCATCCGTGACTACCGTGATCGTTATGAACATCATTTAATTTTAAAAATGGCAGATGATGGTATTGCCGAAGCTGAAGCATTTTTAAGAGATTATTTCCAAAATAAAAACGGAAATTATTTTTTGTGTAATGCTAAAGAAGCCGAAGCGGCAATGTTACATCGTTTTGCTGCAGCAGGTGCTGCCACATCTTATCGAAATATCCATAGTAAAACAGTGGAAAACATTGTGGCATTAGATATTGCCCTACGTCGTAATGATACAGATTGGTTTGAAACCTTGCCAAAAGACATTGATCAAAACTTTATCTATAAAATGTATTATGGGCATTTTTTCTGTTATGTCTTTCATCAAGACTATATTGCTAAAACAGGCACAGATTGTGATGAAGTGAAGGAACAAATTTTGGCTTTACTTGATCAGCGTGGGGCACAATACCCAGCAGAACATAATGTTGGGCATCTGTATCACGCTAATGCCGATTTGAAAAAATTCTATCAAGAACTTGATCCGACTAATAGTCTAAATCCTGGTATTGGTAAAACTTCTAAGAAAAAATATTGGAAATAA
- the mutS gene encoding DNA mismatch repair protein MutS, producing the protein MNSEDNFDNHTPMMRQYLKLKAENPDILLFYRMGDFYEMFYDDAKRGSQLLDISLTKRGSSNGEPIPMAGVPYHAVESYLAKLISLGESVAICEQIGDPATTKGPVERKIVRIVTPGTVSDELLLEDRKDNLLASIWQSKNHYGYATLDISSGRFFIFETDSYESIQAELQRTNPVELLYPEEFQSMALIEHRNGLRRRQIWDFDLETAKQQLNLQFGTNDLVGFGVEDCLYALSAAGCLLQYVKDTQRTALPHIRSIIKQSAFDFVVLDAATRRNLEITENLSGGTQNTVAEILDKTQTPMGSRMLKRWLHAPIRDVNLLQHRQQAISELQNHIDDIQPLLKLIGDLERILARLALRTARPRDFARLRDAYNLLPQMQQLLSQMNTPALIALRAKINQFDHIASILTRAIVQTPPIIIRDGGVIASGYNAELDELRNLADGATNYLEQLEIRERETLGIDTLKVGFNAVHGYYIQISRGQSHLAPIHYTRRQTLKNVERYIIPELKEYEDKVLTSKGRALALEKQLYDQLFDLLMPQLVDMLLSADAIAELDVLTNLAERALTLNYQCPTFSEKAGIEIINGRHIVIEQVLQTPFIANSLRLSPDKRLLIITGPNMGGKSTYMRQAALIVLLSYIGSFVPASKTIIGPVDRIFTRIGASDDLASGRSTFMVEMTETANIMHNATEQSLVLMDEIGRGTSTYDGLSLAWACAENLANQIKAMTLFATHYFELTQLPEHMQGVYNIHFDAIEHDNTVAFIHEVSEGAASKSFGIAVAGLAGVPKQVLKRAKQKLKELEVISKQAAKSHVDQSQLSFVTESEPSEIEQALKQIDPDALTPKQALEMLYQLKQML; encoded by the coding sequence ATGAATAGTGAAGATAATTTTGATAACCACACACCAATGATGCGACAGTATCTTAAGTTAAAAGCTGAAAATCCCGACATTCTACTGTTTTATCGTATGGGCGATTTTTATGAGATGTTTTATGATGACGCTAAGCGTGGCTCGCAACTTTTAGATATTTCGTTAACTAAACGTGGTTCTTCTAATGGCGAGCCGATTCCGATGGCCGGCGTACCTTATCATGCTGTTGAAAGCTATTTGGCTAAATTAATTTCTCTTGGTGAATCGGTTGCGATTTGTGAGCAAATCGGGGATCCTGCGACAACTAAAGGTCCGGTGGAGCGAAAAATTGTTCGTATCGTAACACCTGGTACCGTGAGTGATGAATTATTATTAGAAGATCGTAAAGATAATTTATTAGCATCAATATGGCAATCAAAAAACCACTATGGTTATGCCACACTCGATATAAGTTCTGGACGATTTTTTATCTTTGAAACAGATAGTTACGAATCAATTCAAGCTGAATTGCAACGTACAAATCCAGTTGAACTGCTTTATCCTGAAGAGTTTCAATCAATGGCTTTGATCGAACATCGCAACGGTTTAAGACGTCGCCAAATTTGGGATTTTGACCTTGAAACCGCCAAACAACAGCTTAATTTACAATTTGGTACCAATGATTTAGTCGGATTTGGCGTGGAAGATTGCCTTTATGCACTCAGTGCAGCTGGCTGTTTACTGCAATATGTGAAAGATACGCAGCGCACCGCGCTACCTCATATTCGTTCAATCATCAAACAATCAGCTTTCGACTTTGTGGTACTCGACGCAGCAACGCGGCGAAACCTAGAAATCACTGAAAATTTATCGGGTGGCACACAAAATACAGTGGCTGAAATTTTAGATAAAACCCAAACCCCAATGGGTAGTCGCATGTTAAAACGCTGGTTACATGCCCCAATTCGTGACGTAAATTTATTACAACACCGTCAACAAGCAATCAGTGAATTACAAAATCATATTGATGATATTCAGCCATTATTAAAACTCATTGGCGACCTTGAGCGTATTTTAGCACGGCTTGCACTACGAACAGCTCGTCCACGTGATTTTGCCCGTTTGCGTGATGCTTATAACTTACTGCCTCAAATGCAACAGTTATTAAGCCAAATGAATACGCCAGCTTTAATTGCTTTGCGAGCTAAAATCAATCAATTTGATCATATTGCATCTATTTTAACGCGAGCAATTGTCCAGACACCACCTATCATTATTCGTGATGGAGGCGTCATTGCCAGTGGTTACAATGCCGAACTTGACGAGCTACGCAATCTTGCAGATGGTGCAACGAATTATCTGGAACAACTGGAAATTCGCGAACGTGAAACTTTAGGTATAGACACACTAAAAGTCGGATTTAATGCTGTACACGGCTACTATATTCAAATTAGTCGAGGACAAAGCCATTTAGCACCAATTCACTATACCCGACGCCAAACACTCAAAAATGTTGAACGGTACATTATTCCAGAGCTTAAGGAGTATGAGGATAAAGTCCTCACCTCAAAAGGTCGTGCACTAGCACTTGAAAAACAGTTGTATGATCAATTATTTGATTTACTTATGCCACAGCTTGTCGATATGCTACTCAGTGCCGATGCTATCGCTGAACTTGATGTCTTAACGAATTTAGCTGAACGAGCTTTAACACTCAATTATCAATGCCCTACATTTTCTGAAAAAGCAGGTATTGAAATTATTAATGGTCGCCATATTGTTATTGAACAAGTTTTACAAACGCCATTTATTGCTAACTCATTACGGCTTTCACCTGATAAAAGATTGCTCATTATCACCGGTCCTAATATGGGTGGTAAAAGCACGTATATGCGCCAAGCTGCATTAATTGTTTTACTGAGCTACATAGGTAGTTTTGTGCCCGCATCAAAAACCATTATTGGACCGGTTGATCGCATCTTTACCCGAATTGGTGCCTCTGACGATTTAGCGTCGGGGCGTTCAACATTTATGGTCGAAATGACTGAAACCGCTAACATAATGCATAACGCCACTGAACAAAGCCTTGTGCTAATGGACGAGATTGGACGTGGTACATCGACTTATGACGGATTGTCCTTAGCTTGGGCATGTGCTGAAAACTTAGCAAACCAAATCAAGGCGATGACACTTTTTGCTACCCATTACTTTGAGTTAACGCAACTACCTGAACATATGCAAGGCGTTTATAATATTCATTTTGATGCCATTGAACATGACAATACAGTTGCCTTTATCCACGAAGTATCTGAAGGTGCTGCCAGTAAAAGTTTTGGTATTGCGGTAGCCGGATTAGCTGGCGTACCAAAACAAGTATTAAAACGCGCCAAACAAAAGCTAAAAGAGCTCGAAGTCATTTCGAAACAAGCGGCAAAGAGCCATGTTGACCAATCGCAGCTTAGCTTTGTGACGGAAAGTGAACCTTCTGAAATTGAACAAGCGCTTAAACAGATCGATCCTGATGCCTTAACACCAAAACAAGCATTAGAAATGTTGTATCAATTAAAGCAAATGCTGTGA